The following nucleotide sequence is from Hevea brasiliensis isolate MT/VB/25A 57/8 chromosome 7, ASM3005281v1, whole genome shotgun sequence.
AATTTCACCGTTTCCTCATTCTACGCTTCAGCTCTCTCAGTGGAATTTTACCCAACGCCACATACTCATTCTCAATGTCATTGCTTGCGCGGTATAATTTCTctttttaagtaaaaaaaaaaggaatttttCTTGTTGCTGAAAGATATTTTGTGGCTAATTTGAGATGAAATTGTGATTGTTTTGTAGGTGGCAGTCTCAGCAACTTGGCTTTTTTTCTCCGCAATTCCAACTCTTCTTGTATGCAATTTTCCCCCCTCTCTGGTACTTATTTGATATGCTTTCCCAGTGGATTTTTCCTTCTCAATTCCAATTTTTTTGTGGGTACAATTTGTAGGCTTTCAAGAGAGCAGCGGAATCCCTTGAGAAGCTGATGGATGCCACAAGGGAAGAGCTTCCTGATACAATGGCTGCCATTCGTTTATCTGGCATGGAGATTAGTGACCTAACGATGGAGCTAAGTGATCTTGGGTCAGTATATTTTCTCCAGGAAATCTTATTCATGTCGTTTCAACCATAAATTCTTTCTCAAATTaaatggaaattttcatttcattcTTAATCATCTGTTTGCATAGACAAGAGATAACTCAAGGCGTTAGAAGCTCCACTAGAGCTGTTCGCTTAGCTGAGGAGAGACTTCGCAGTTTGACAAACATGGCGCCACCAGGTTACATACTCTTCTTTTGCTTTTGA
It contains:
- the LOC110642778 gene encoding uncharacterized protein LOC110642778 isoform X2 — protein: MCTALKLRLANPKFTSYSSLGSVPRRCLYHLRLPIRLHPCLAVHSHYDSAGPPQESEPSSISSQYIASVGISPFPHSTLQLSQWNFTQRHILILNVIACAVAVSATWLFFSAIPTLLAFKRAAESLEKLMDATREELPDTMAAIRLSGMEISDLTMELSDLGQEITQGVRSSTRAVRLAEERLRSLTNMAPPEGNQSEN